In the genome of Candidatus Microbacterium phytovorans, one region contains:
- the ndk gene encoding nucleoside-diphosphate kinase encodes MPTEETLVLIKPDGVARGLTGAILARIEQKGYALVDIRLVEPDRDTLEQHYAEHAGKPFYEPLVEFMLSGPSVAIRLAGNRVIEGFRSLAGTTDPTTAAPGTIRGDFGRDWGAKVQQNLVHGSDSVESATRELAIWF; translated from the coding sequence ATGCCCACTGAAGAGACCCTCGTCCTCATCAAGCCCGACGGTGTGGCCCGCGGCCTCACGGGAGCGATCCTCGCGCGCATCGAGCAGAAGGGGTACGCGCTGGTCGACATTCGCCTCGTCGAGCCCGACCGCGACACGCTCGAGCAGCACTATGCGGAGCACGCGGGCAAGCCCTTCTACGAGCCGCTGGTGGAGTTCATGCTCTCCGGCCCATCCGTCGCCATCCGCCTCGCCGGCAACCGCGTCATCGAGGGTTTCCGCTCACTCGCGGGCACGACGGACCCCACGACCGCCGCGCCCGGCACGATCCGCGGCGACTTCGGCCGCGATTGGGGTGCGAAGGTGCAGCAGAACCTGGTTCACGGCAGCGACAGCGTCGAGTCGGCCACGCGCGAACTCGCCATCTGGTTCTGA
- a CDS encoding DUF4233 domain-containing protein — MTRPRRARGARESLASVVLGFESIVVFLGGLVVYGLGALPDSVPDAWGIAAGSILAVVMILTVGVLRHSWGIGLGWALQLVVAVGAILVPALGIVALVFGGMYAYATIKGGELDRRNAARAADATNGD; from the coding sequence GTGACCCGCCCGCGCCGCGCGCGGGGAGCCCGGGAATCGCTTGCGTCGGTCGTGCTCGGATTCGAGTCGATCGTCGTGTTCCTGGGGGGACTCGTCGTGTACGGCCTGGGCGCCCTGCCCGATTCGGTCCCCGACGCGTGGGGTATCGCCGCCGGGAGCATCCTCGCGGTCGTCATGATCCTGACGGTGGGGGTGCTCCGGCATTCCTGGGGGATCGGCCTCGGCTGGGCCTTGCAACTGGTCGTGGCGGTCGGAGCGATCCTGGTGCCGGCGCTCGGCATCGTCGCCCTGGTTTTCGGTGGGATGTACGCGTATGCGACGATCAAGGGCGGCGAACTCGACCGACGCAACGCGGCTCGAGCCGCTGACGCCACGAACGGAGATTGA
- a CDS encoding bifunctional folylpolyglutamate synthase/dihydrofolate synthase: MSDRNRADAVYTALLSRQGEQWVQPRVERTRRVLELLDDPQRTYRVVHVTGTNGKTSTSRIVESIVRAHGLRTGLFTSPHLERFTERIMIDGEPIADADVAEAWDEIAPIVDLVDAELTAAGDAPLTFFELLTVLAFVAFADAPVDVAVVEVGMGGAWDSTNTADGDVAVFAPIDIDHADRLGETIAEIAAVKAGIIKNGAAAVSARQVPAAVTPLQAAARAAAATLAFEGTEFALEDQRLAVGGQQLTVRGLAGRYEDLYLPLYGAHQGANAALAIAAVESLIGGGTQPLALDVLTDGLAQVTSPGRLQLIGVAPTVLVDAAHNPHGARSLVAALRDSFDFDEWGLVLGVFADKDAAGIARELAPAAAHVFATAPDSDRAADPERIADLVEEAEVPVTVHPALADAAEAAREWASASDRRAVVIAGSVVLAGEALQLAAEEDWKDGWQR, from the coding sequence ATGAGCGATCGCAACCGCGCAGACGCCGTCTACACGGCGCTGCTGAGCCGCCAGGGCGAGCAGTGGGTGCAGCCGCGCGTGGAGCGCACCCGGCGCGTTCTCGAACTGCTCGACGACCCGCAGCGCACCTACCGCGTCGTCCACGTGACCGGCACCAACGGGAAGACGTCGACGAGCCGGATCGTCGAGAGTATCGTCCGCGCCCACGGCCTGCGCACCGGCCTGTTCACGAGTCCGCATCTCGAGCGGTTCACGGAACGGATCATGATCGACGGGGAACCGATCGCGGACGCGGACGTGGCCGAGGCCTGGGACGAGATCGCCCCGATCGTCGACCTCGTCGACGCCGAACTCACCGCGGCCGGCGACGCGCCGCTGACCTTCTTCGAACTGCTCACGGTGCTCGCGTTCGTCGCGTTCGCCGACGCGCCCGTCGACGTGGCGGTCGTAGAAGTGGGGATGGGCGGAGCCTGGGATTCGACCAACACCGCCGACGGTGACGTCGCGGTCTTCGCGCCGATCGACATCGACCACGCAGATCGGCTCGGCGAGACGATCGCCGAGATCGCCGCGGTGAAAGCGGGGATCATCAAGAACGGTGCGGCCGCCGTCTCCGCACGACAGGTACCCGCGGCCGTGACGCCGCTTCAGGCGGCAGCGCGTGCCGCCGCCGCGACCCTCGCCTTCGAGGGCACCGAGTTCGCGCTGGAGGACCAGCGACTGGCGGTCGGCGGTCAGCAACTCACGGTCCGAGGACTCGCCGGCCGGTACGAGGATCTGTACCTGCCGCTCTACGGTGCCCACCAGGGCGCGAACGCGGCCCTCGCCATCGCGGCGGTCGAGTCGCTCATCGGAGGCGGAACCCAGCCGCTCGCCCTCGACGTGCTGACGGACGGGCTCGCCCAGGTGACGTCGCCCGGTCGCCTCCAGCTCATCGGGGTCGCGCCGACCGTCCTGGTAGATGCTGCTCACAACCCTCACGGCGCGCGTTCCCTCGTCGCTGCGCTGCGTGACTCGTTCGACTTCGACGAGTGGGGCCTCGTGCTCGGCGTCTTCGCGGACAAGGATGCCGCCGGCATCGCGCGCGAACTCGCCCCCGCCGCCGCCCATGTCTTCGCGACCGCACCCGACTCGGACCGCGCGGCTGACCCCGAGCGGATCGCCGATCTCGTGGAGGAGGCGGAGGTCCCGGTGACCGTCCATCCGGCTCTCGCAGACGCTGCGGAGGCGGCGCGGGAATGGGCGTCCGCCTCCGACCGTCGAGCGGTGGTGATCGCGGGAAGCGTCGTGCTCGCCGGAGAGGCGCTGCAGCTCGCGGCCGAGGAGGACTGGAAGGACGGGTGGCAGCGGTGA
- the ileS gene encoding isoleucine--tRNA ligase: MSYPLGSDGSPATEPIVPSPRFPQIEDDVLRFWERDDTFRASIAQREGSPEWVFYDGPPFANGLPHYGHLLTGYAKDLFPRFQTMRGHKVDRVFGWDTHGLPAELEAMKQLGITEKSEIEEMGIAAFNAKAKSSVLEYTREWEDYVTRQARWVDFERGYKTLDTGFMESVLWAFKELWDKGLAYEGHRVLPYCWRDETPLSNHELRMDDDVYKMRQDPSVTVTFPLVGAKAETLGLTGVRALAWTTTPWTLPTNLALAVGPEITYVVVPGGSAGAADIRPGDESVEATAHRYLLAAELLPGYAKDLGYASAEEAQAAVEQTVVGADLADVQYDRLFDYYADADTWGTERAWRILVDDYVTTSDGTGIVHQAPAYGEDDQRITEAAGIPLIMSLDDGGRFLPQVADVAGELWMDANRPLIRLLRAEGRLLREASYEHSYPHCWRCRNPLIYKAVSSWFVRVTAIKERLLELNEQITWAPENVKHGQFGKWLEGARDWSISRNRFWGSPIPVWKSDDPEYPRVDVYGSLADLERDFGRLPVNEAGDVDLHRPYIDDLTRPNPDDPTGRSTMRRIEDVFDVWFDSGSMPYAQVHYPFENREWFDSHAPADFIVEYIGQTRGWFYVMHVLSGALFDRPAFSGVACHGIVLGSDGQKMSKSLRNYPDVSEVFDRDGSDAMRWFLMSSSVLRGGNLVVTEEGIRAGVREFLLPVWNAWYFFATYANAAHGGATASGGYSARWRTDSTHVLDRHILALTGDLVREVATDLDALDSTMAAAKLRDFAEVLTNWYIRRSRDRFWVGVDLEEPTSTEAFDTLYTVLETLTRVAAPLIPLVSERIWQGLTGGRSVHLQDWPDATAFAPASDIRDAMDAVREVSSVANALRKREGKRVRLPLASLTVAVAGAADLAQFEEIVRDELNVKAVELVELTEGLAERYGISQRLAVNARAAGPRLGKQVQHVIAGARAGVWTQEGDVVIVDGIALEPGEYDLTLEAGGVAEGTAIALLAGGGFVLLDTVTTPELEAEGLARDVIRAVQDTRKAAGFDVSDRIRLQLLFDSAEDARAVAAAFDVAGVAAETLAVDYAVVDPDGRALVGEGSVLASASTIDAEHVATVAAGTYANTGAVTVAVTRIGENA, from the coding sequence ATGAGCTACCCCCTCGGATCCGACGGATCCCCCGCGACCGAACCCATCGTGCCGAGCCCCCGGTTCCCGCAGATCGAGGACGACGTGCTGCGGTTCTGGGAGCGCGACGACACGTTCCGCGCCTCGATCGCGCAGCGCGAGGGCTCACCCGAGTGGGTCTTCTACGACGGGCCGCCGTTCGCCAACGGTCTCCCGCACTACGGTCACTTGCTCACCGGATACGCGAAGGACCTCTTCCCGCGGTTCCAGACCATGCGCGGACACAAGGTCGACCGTGTGTTCGGCTGGGACACGCACGGACTCCCCGCGGAGCTCGAGGCGATGAAGCAGCTCGGCATCACCGAGAAGAGCGAAATCGAGGAGATGGGCATCGCGGCGTTCAACGCCAAGGCGAAGTCCTCGGTGCTCGAGTACACGCGCGAGTGGGAGGACTACGTCACGCGGCAGGCGCGCTGGGTCGACTTCGAGCGCGGCTACAAGACCCTCGACACGGGGTTCATGGAGTCCGTGCTCTGGGCGTTCAAGGAGCTGTGGGACAAGGGGCTCGCCTACGAGGGCCACCGCGTACTGCCCTACTGCTGGCGCGACGAAACCCCGCTCTCGAACCACGAACTGCGCATGGACGACGACGTCTACAAGATGCGTCAGGACCCGTCCGTGACGGTCACGTTCCCCCTCGTCGGCGCGAAGGCGGAGACGCTCGGCCTCACGGGCGTCCGCGCGCTCGCGTGGACCACCACGCCCTGGACGCTGCCGACGAACCTCGCGCTGGCGGTGGGGCCCGAGATCACGTACGTCGTGGTCCCCGGGGGTTCCGCGGGAGCGGCCGACATCCGCCCCGGTGACGAGTCGGTCGAAGCGACCGCCCACCGCTACCTCCTCGCGGCGGAGCTGCTTCCCGGGTATGCGAAGGACCTCGGCTACGCCTCGGCGGAGGAGGCACAGGCGGCCGTCGAGCAGACCGTCGTCGGCGCCGACCTCGCCGACGTCCAGTACGACCGGCTCTTCGACTACTACGCCGATGCCGACACCTGGGGCACGGAGCGCGCCTGGCGCATCCTCGTCGACGACTACGTGACGACCAGCGACGGCACCGGCATCGTCCACCAGGCTCCCGCCTACGGCGAGGACGACCAGCGGATCACGGAGGCCGCCGGCATCCCGCTCATCATGAGCCTCGACGACGGGGGCCGGTTCCTCCCGCAGGTGGCCGACGTGGCCGGCGAACTGTGGATGGATGCCAACCGGCCGCTCATCCGTCTGCTGCGCGCCGAGGGCCGCCTCCTGCGCGAGGCGTCGTACGAGCACTCGTACCCCCATTGCTGGCGCTGCCGGAACCCCCTCATCTACAAGGCCGTCTCGAGCTGGTTCGTGCGCGTCACCGCGATCAAGGAACGGCTGCTGGAACTCAACGAGCAGATCACGTGGGCGCCGGAGAACGTCAAGCACGGACAGTTCGGGAAGTGGCTCGAGGGGGCGCGCGACTGGTCCATCAGCCGCAACCGCTTCTGGGGCTCCCCGATCCCCGTGTGGAAGAGCGACGACCCGGAGTACCCCCGCGTCGACGTGTACGGCTCGCTGGCCGACCTCGAGCGCGACTTCGGCCGTCTGCCGGTGAACGAGGCGGGCGACGTGGACCTGCATCGTCCCTACATCGACGACCTCACGCGCCCGAACCCCGACGATCCGACGGGCCGCAGCACGATGCGCCGCATCGAGGACGTGTTCGACGTGTGGTTCGACTCGGGCTCGATGCCGTACGCGCAGGTGCACTACCCGTTCGAGAACCGCGAGTGGTTCGATTCGCACGCACCCGCGGATTTCATCGTCGAGTACATCGGTCAGACGCGCGGATGGTTCTACGTCATGCACGTGCTGTCCGGTGCGCTGTTCGACCGTCCCGCGTTCTCAGGCGTCGCCTGCCACGGCATCGTGCTCGGCAGCGACGGACAGAAGATGTCCAAGTCGCTGCGGAACTACCCCGACGTCAGCGAGGTGTTCGACCGCGACGGCTCCGACGCGATGCGCTGGTTCCTCATGAGCTCGTCGGTGCTGCGCGGGGGCAACCTGGTCGTGACGGAGGAGGGCATCCGCGCGGGCGTTCGTGAGTTCCTGCTGCCGGTGTGGAACGCGTGGTACTTCTTCGCCACGTACGCCAATGCCGCGCACGGGGGAGCGACTGCGTCCGGCGGTTACTCGGCACGCTGGCGCACCGACTCGACCCACGTACTGGACCGTCACATCCTCGCTCTGACGGGAGACCTCGTGCGTGAGGTCGCCACCGACCTCGACGCGCTCGACTCCACGATGGCGGCTGCCAAGCTCCGCGACTTCGCGGAAGTGCTCACGAACTGGTACATCCGACGGTCGCGCGATCGCTTCTGGGTGGGGGTCGACCTCGAGGAGCCGACGAGCACAGAGGCGTTCGACACGCTGTACACCGTGCTGGAGACGCTCACGCGGGTGGCCGCTCCGCTCATCCCGCTCGTGTCCGAGCGCATCTGGCAGGGCCTCACCGGCGGCCGCAGCGTTCACCTGCAGGACTGGCCGGATGCCACGGCGTTCGCACCGGCATCCGACATCCGCGACGCGATGGATGCCGTGCGCGAGGTGTCCTCCGTGGCCAACGCTCTGCGCAAGCGCGAGGGCAAGCGCGTGCGGCTGCCGCTGGCCTCACTCACCGTCGCCGTGGCCGGGGCGGCCGATCTCGCCCAGTTCGAGGAGATCGTTCGCGACGAGCTCAACGTCAAGGCGGTCGAGCTGGTCGAGCTGACGGAGGGTCTCGCGGAGCGTTACGGGATCAGTCAGCGGCTCGCGGTGAACGCCCGGGCCGCGGGTCCCCGCCTCGGAAAGCAGGTCCAGCACGTCATCGCCGGGGCGCGCGCGGGAGTCTGGACGCAGGAGGGCGATGTCGTGATCGTCGACGGCATCGCACTCGAGCCGGGGGAGTACGACCTCACACTGGAGGCCGGCGGCGTCGCCGAGGGCACGGCGATCGCGCTGCTCGCCGGCGGCGGCTTCGTCCTGCTGGACACTGTCACGACCCCCGAACTGGAAGCTGAGGGGCTCGCGCGCGACGTGATCCGCGCCGTCCAGGACACACGCAAAGCTGCGGGCTTCGACGTGAGCGACCGGATTCGCCTGCAACTGCTGTTCGATTCCGCGGAGGACGCCAGAGCGGTGGCGGCGGCGTTCGACGTCGCCGGCGTCGCGGCCGAGACTCTCGCCGTCGACTATGCGGTGGTCGACCCCGACGGCCGTGCGCTGGTCGGCGAGGGATCGGTCCTCGCGTCGGCGAGCACCATCGACGCGGAACACGTCGCGACCGTCGCCGCGGGGACGTACGCCAACACCGGGGCCGTGACGGTCGCCGTCACCCGGATCGGAGAGAACGCATGA
- the valS gene encoding valine--tRNA ligase, whose protein sequence is MAHIPDKPALEGLEQKWDAAWSAQGTYLFDRAAASRVGRDGVYSVDTPPPTASGSLHIGHVFSYTHTDIKVRFERMRGKTVFYPMGWDDNGLPTERRVQNYYGVRCDPSLPYDPDFTPPFQGGDNKSSRAADQVPISRRNFIELCESLTEEDEKHFEALFRQLGLSVDWTQTYRTISDDTIRTSQLAFLRNVERGEAYQSLAPTLWDIDFRSAIAQAELEDREQPAAYHRVAFHKTDGSGDIHIETTRPELLPACVALVAHPDDERYQPFFGSTVRTPLFDVEVPVLAHPLAQKDKGSGIAMICTFGDVTDIIWWRELDLPNRTILGKDGRVLAEAPDVIVTDEARAAYAELAGKTVFSAKKRVVELLQESGDLIGEPKPFTHPVKFYEKGDRPLEIVSTRQWYIRNGARDEQLRERLIALGQEMSWHPDFMRVRFENWTNGLTGDWLVSRQRFFGVPIPVWYGLDENGERDYDRVITPDLGQLPVDPTIDAPAGYDESQRGVPGGFEGERDIFDTWATSSLTPQLAGGWERDPELWNLVAPFDVRPQGQDIIRTWLFSTMLRSALEDGRAPWSDASISGFIVDPDRKKMSKSKGNVVTPADILAGHGTDAVRYWSASSRLGADAAFDPQNPTQVKIGRRLAIKVLNAAKFVLSFAVPTGATITHDLDASMLATLDQVIRDATTAFEAYDHARALEITEAFFWTFCDDYLELVKERAYNQADSGQASAALALRTALSALLRLLAPVLAFAAEEAWSWFEEGSVHTAAWPEPLGIEGDPMVLRRVGETLIAVRRAKTEAKASQKTAVETLTISGPQAALDAVAAAEGDLKAVGRIGAVTYAVADELAVADIVLAPQES, encoded by the coding sequence GTGGCGCACATTCCAGACAAGCCCGCATTGGAAGGCCTCGAGCAGAAGTGGGATGCCGCGTGGTCGGCCCAGGGAACGTACCTGTTCGACCGTGCCGCCGCGTCACGCGTGGGCCGCGACGGTGTCTATTCCGTCGACACGCCGCCGCCGACGGCATCCGGCAGCCTTCACATCGGCCATGTCTTCAGCTACACCCACACCGATATCAAGGTGCGCTTCGAGCGCATGCGGGGCAAGACGGTGTTCTACCCGATGGGGTGGGACGACAACGGTCTGCCGACCGAGCGGCGTGTGCAGAACTACTACGGCGTGCGATGCGACCCCTCGCTCCCCTACGACCCCGACTTCACTCCCCCGTTCCAGGGCGGCGACAACAAGTCGAGCCGCGCGGCGGATCAGGTCCCGATCAGCCGACGCAACTTCATCGAGCTGTGCGAAAGCCTCACCGAGGAGGACGAGAAGCACTTCGAGGCGCTGTTCCGTCAGCTCGGACTGAGCGTCGACTGGACGCAGACCTACCGCACGATCTCGGACGACACGATTCGCACAAGCCAGCTCGCGTTCCTCCGCAACGTCGAACGCGGCGAGGCCTACCAGTCGCTGGCGCCCACCCTGTGGGACATCGATTTCCGCTCGGCGATCGCTCAGGCAGAGCTCGAGGATCGCGAGCAGCCCGCCGCCTACCACCGTGTCGCGTTCCACAAGACCGACGGATCCGGTGACATCCACATCGAGACGACGCGTCCGGAACTGCTCCCCGCGTGCGTCGCCCTCGTCGCACACCCCGACGACGAGCGGTACCAGCCGTTCTTCGGATCGACGGTGCGCACGCCGCTGTTCGACGTCGAAGTCCCCGTCCTCGCCCATCCGCTCGCCCAGAAGGACAAGGGATCGGGTATCGCGATGATCTGCACCTTCGGCGACGTCACCGACATCATCTGGTGGCGGGAACTGGACCTTCCCAACCGCACGATCCTCGGCAAGGACGGCCGTGTGCTCGCCGAGGCTCCCGACGTGATCGTGACCGACGAGGCGCGAGCGGCCTACGCCGAGCTGGCGGGCAAGACCGTCTTCAGTGCGAAGAAGCGCGTCGTCGAGCTGCTCCAAGAGTCCGGTGACCTCATCGGCGAGCCGAAGCCCTTCACCCACCCGGTCAAGTTCTACGAGAAGGGCGACCGCCCCCTCGAGATCGTGTCGACGCGCCAGTGGTACATCCGCAATGGTGCGCGCGACGAGCAGCTGCGTGAACGGCTGATCGCGCTCGGGCAGGAGATGTCGTGGCATCCGGACTTCATGCGCGTGCGGTTCGAGAATTGGACCAACGGGCTGACGGGCGACTGGCTCGTCTCCCGGCAGCGCTTCTTCGGCGTGCCGATCCCCGTGTGGTACGGCCTCGACGAGAACGGTGAGCGCGACTACGACCGCGTCATCACACCCGATCTCGGGCAGCTCCCGGTCGACCCGACCATCGACGCCCCCGCCGGCTATGACGAGTCTCAGCGAGGCGTTCCGGGCGGTTTCGAGGGAGAGCGCGACATCTTCGACACGTGGGCGACGTCGTCGCTGACGCCCCAGCTCGCCGGCGGCTGGGAGCGCGACCCCGAGCTCTGGAACCTCGTCGCGCCATTCGACGTGCGGCCCCAGGGTCAGGACATCATCCGCACCTGGCTCTTCTCCACGATGCTCCGCAGTGCGCTCGAAGACGGCCGCGCCCCGTGGAGTGACGCCTCGATCTCCGGCTTCATCGTCGACCCCGACCGCAAGAAGATGTCCAAGTCCAAGGGCAACGTCGTCACCCCCGCCGACATCCTGGCTGGCCACGGCACGGATGCCGTGAGGTACTGGTCTGCGTCGAGCCGGCTCGGCGCAGACGCGGCGTTCGATCCCCAGAATCCGACCCAGGTGAAGATCGGGCGACGGCTGGCGATCAAGGTGCTCAACGCCGCCAAGTTCGTGCTGTCCTTCGCCGTTCCGACGGGCGCGACGATCACGCACGACCTCGACGCGTCGATGCTGGCGACCCTCGACCAGGTGATCCGCGACGCGACGACGGCGTTCGAAGCGTACGATCACGCCCGCGCGCTCGAGATCACCGAGGCGTTCTTCTGGACGTTCTGCGATGACTATCTAGAACTCGTCAAGGAGCGCGCGTACAACCAGGCCGACAGCGGCCAGGCATCCGCCGCGCTGGCGCTGCGCACCGCGTTGTCGGCGCTGCTGCGGCTCCTGGCGCCCGTGCTCGCGTTCGCCGCGGAAGAGGCATGGTCGTGGTTCGAGGAGGGGTCCGTGCACACCGCCGCGTGGCCCGAACCGCTGGGCATCGAGGGTGACCCGATGGTGCTCCGCCGCGTCGGCGAGACCCTCATCGCGGTCCGGCGGGCCAAGACCGAGGCGAAGGCGTCGCAGAAGACCGCCGTCGAGACCCTCACGATCTCGGGGCCCCAGGCGGCGCTCGACGCCGTCGCGGCAGCGGAGGGCGACCTGAAGGCGGTCGGACGGATCGGCGCGGTGACCTATGCGGTGGCCGACGAGCTGGCGGTTGCCGACATCGTGCTCGCCCCGCAGGAGTCGTGA
- a CDS encoding MFS transporter, translating to MTTVDARTRLGRDFGKLWTAAAFSNLADGLGRTAVPLAATTLTRDPLLISVIGALAFVPWLVFGLPAGMIVDRYDRRYIMATANALRGAVAVWLALLAVTGSLSLWALFVGTLVFGLGETLFDNATNAVIPGVVRRDQLDRANGWMQAAQITIDSFIATPIAGVLFALSVGVPLWAGSAAYLIPIVLAVLLPVSAARPLRRPAHDAAIEPAPQAGGAGDIAAGVVGEPVTDTVPAPRVRTREALAYLWRHRYLRTMVVFTSIIGSSLSFAQAVIILFFLDTMGVSVAAIGFVTAGIGIGALAGSLLAPRLVARFGRGRVMFGAIFTGGATLVLTGLAPDAWTAVGAFALSAGAVSVWNVPWGSLRQQIVPGEIFGRVLGVIRTLTWGLFPVATLLGGWVGRTDLRLPFWIGGSVIVVVAVIALPLLIGGTRRAGAETPA from the coding sequence GTGACCACGGTCGACGCGCGCACGCGCCTGGGCCGTGACTTCGGCAAGCTGTGGACCGCCGCTGCGTTCAGCAACCTGGCGGACGGCCTCGGCCGCACGGCGGTTCCCCTGGCCGCCACAACGCTCACCCGTGACCCGCTGCTGATCTCTGTCATCGGCGCACTCGCGTTCGTCCCGTGGCTCGTCTTCGGATTGCCCGCGGGCATGATCGTGGATCGCTACGACCGGCGGTACATCATGGCCACCGCCAATGCGCTGCGCGGCGCGGTCGCCGTCTGGTTGGCCCTCCTCGCCGTCACCGGCTCCCTCTCGCTCTGGGCCCTGTTCGTGGGAACACTCGTGTTCGGCCTCGGCGAGACACTGTTCGACAACGCGACCAACGCCGTGATCCCCGGTGTGGTGCGCCGTGACCAGCTCGACCGCGCCAACGGATGGATGCAGGCAGCGCAGATCACGATCGACAGCTTCATCGCGACGCCGATCGCCGGCGTGCTCTTCGCCCTGTCCGTCGGCGTGCCGTTGTGGGCGGGCAGCGCCGCTTATCTCATCCCCATCGTGCTCGCCGTCCTCCTCCCGGTATCGGCAGCGCGTCCGCTGCGACGACCCGCTCACGACGCGGCCATCGAACCCGCGCCGCAGGCGGGGGGCGCCGGCGACATCGCTGCCGGCGTGGTCGGCGAACCCGTCACCGACACCGTCCCTGCGCCGCGGGTGCGCACGCGGGAGGCGCTCGCGTACCTCTGGCGGCACCGCTACCTGCGGACGATGGTGGTCTTCACCTCGATCATCGGCTCGTCCCTGTCGTTCGCCCAGGCCGTGATCATCCTCTTCTTCCTCGACACGATGGGGGTGTCGGTGGCTGCGATCGGGTTCGTCACCGCCGGCATCGGTATCGGTGCCCTCGCGGGATCGCTCTTGGCGCCTCGTCTGGTCGCTCGCTTCGGGCGTGGACGCGTCATGTTCGGCGCGATCTTCACCGGCGGGGCCACCCTCGTGCTGACGGGGCTGGCACCCGACGCGTGGACGGCGGTCGGTGCGTTCGCGCTCTCCGCGGGCGCGGTGTCCGTCTGGAACGTGCCGTGGGGGAGTCTGCGCCAGCAGATCGTGCCCGGTGAGATCTTCGGTCGCGTCCTCGGCGTCATCCGCACGCTCACCTGGGGGCTGTTTCCCGTGGCCACCCTCCTCGGCGGGTGGGTCGGGCGCACGGATCTCCGCCTGCCCTTCTGGATCGGCGGCAGCGTGATCGTCGTCGTCGCGGTGATCGCCCTGCCCCTGCTCATCGGTGGGACTCGACGGGCAGGCGCGGAGACGCCCGCCTGA
- a CDS encoding helix-turn-helix domain-containing protein yields the protein MTEHEQPTHPADASPHHDVRMLDASALKALAHPLRVRIYDILSQYGPQTASSLAEMTGESSGATSYHLRALAKHDLIREVDERGTARERWWERPRGGISFTNPEAMKTPSGKAATEAVMTEFLTRRHQQLMRYLAEAILDPDGHSDEAAISTATARMTIEQTTELISGIQELIDAAVDKYRDQTGEGVRPISIRTDIFPLPEEGH from the coding sequence ATGACCGAGCACGAACAGCCGACCCACCCGGCAGACGCGTCGCCCCACCACGACGTTCGGATGCTCGATGCGAGCGCACTCAAGGCGCTCGCACACCCGCTGCGTGTTCGGATCTACGACATCCTGTCGCAGTACGGACCGCAGACGGCGAGCTCCCTCGCAGAGATGACGGGGGAGTCGTCGGGTGCCACGAGCTACCACCTGCGCGCGCTCGCCAAGCACGACCTCATTCGCGAGGTGGACGAACGAGGAACGGCGCGCGAGCGCTGGTGGGAGCGCCCCCGTGGCGGCATCTCGTTCACCAATCCCGAGGCGATGAAGACGCCGTCCGGAAAGGCGGCGACGGAAGCGGTCATGACCGAGTTCCTCACCCGCCGCCACCAGCAACTCATGCGCTACCTCGCCGAAGCGATCCTCGACCCCGATGGTCACTCGGATGAGGCTGCGATCTCCACCGCCACCGCCCGGATGACGATCGAGCAGACCACCGAGCTCATCTCCGGCATCCAAGAGCTGATCGATGCCGCGGTCGACAAGTACCGCGATCAGACCGGCGAGGGCGTGCGCCCCATCAGTATTCGCACCGATATCTTCCCGCTTCCCGAAGAAGGACACTGA